Proteins encoded by one window of Orbaceae bacterium BiB:
- a CDS encoding ATPase, T2SS/T4P/T4SS family: MLNTNIKYHESDVIEQVNQLLNDGLSQRASDIHFEPYEQQLRIRMRIDGVLKTVERLPITLAKPLIVRLKIMAKLNIAEQRLPQDGLLTIGQQTMRVSSIPILHGEKIVLRVMDNHKLVLSIEQLGLTNQEQNQYRKILNSPQGLILVTGPTGSGKTITLYSGLKEINNDTRNICSVEDPIEMPIDGINQTQINTKAGLGFSSILRSFLRQDPDIMMIGEIRDNETAEIAMQAAQTGHLVLSTLHTNSSAEALIRLNQIGIKNYLIASSLKLIIAQRLVRKLCNHCKMIADVKHNAQHYVISPNSCHFIAQGCSQCSNGYSGRIGVYEFLLVNQQLQALLLSNSECSLNQIEQIIQQNNIKTLSSSGKELVTQGITSIAEVQRVLGD; the protein is encoded by the coding sequence ATGCTAAACACCAATATCAAATATCATGAAAGTGATGTCATTGAACAGGTTAATCAATTACTCAATGATGGACTTAGTCAACGCGCCTCAGATATTCACTTTGAACCTTATGAGCAACAATTACGTATTAGAATGCGTATTGATGGCGTATTAAAAACAGTTGAGAGACTACCAATAACTTTAGCTAAGCCATTAATTGTTAGATTAAAAATCATGGCTAAACTCAATATTGCAGAACAACGTTTACCACAAGACGGTTTACTAACTATCGGCCAACAGACAATGCGAGTATCAAGTATTCCTATTTTGCATGGTGAAAAGATTGTCTTACGAGTTATGGATAATCATAAATTAGTACTCTCAATAGAGCAGCTAGGTTTGACCAATCAAGAACAGAATCAATATCGTAAGATATTGAATAGCCCACAAGGATTAATTTTAGTAACCGGGCCGACAGGTAGCGGAAAAACGATTACGCTCTATAGTGGTTTGAAAGAGATTAACAATGATACCCGTAATATTTGCAGCGTTGAAGATCCTATTGAAATGCCTATTGATGGTATTAATCAAACACAAATCAATACAAAAGCAGGACTTGGTTTTAGTAGTATTTTACGCTCATTTTTAAGACAAGATCCCGATATTATGATGATCGGTGAAATACGTGATAATGAAACAGCTGAAATCGCAATGCAAGCAGCTCAAACAGGACATCTGGTTTTATCAACGTTACATACAAATTCAAGTGCAGAAGCGCTAATTCGACTCAACCAAATCGGTATAAAAAATTATTTGATTGCATCTAGCCTAAAATTAATTATTGCTCAACGTTTAGTTAGAAAGTTATGTAACCATTGCAAAATGATTGCAGATGTAAAACATAATGCTCAACACTATGTTATATCTCCAAACAGTTGCCATTTTATTGCTCAAGGTTGTAGTCAATGTAGCAACGGCTACTCTGGCCGTATCGGAGTATATGAATTTTTATTAGTCAACCAACAATTGCAAGCACTACTGCTAAGCAATAGCGAATGTTCCTTAAATCAAATTGAACAGATAATCCAACAAAACAATATAAAAACATTATCCTCATCAGGAAAAGAGTTAGTTACGCAAGGCATCACCTCTATAGCTGAAGTACAACGAGTATTAGGAGACTAA
- the hofC gene encoding protein transport protein HofC has translation MKHYFSIKKLYLWQGLNGVKQSLIAQSLSDAKQILLQREEYFFKLTFKSYITRYSFKKQELIIITKQLATMLKVGLPIIECLALLAEQHPIHQWQWLLTEIKLQIMKGDQLSESLSHYPYVFPAIYKEIVATGELTGQLEDSFETLAYQLENNQKLHKKVRQAMRYPLFLLSISLIVTLIMLLLVLPKFAEVYESFNAQLPLFTQMVIALSNTIKEYYLALCGLFMIIVLFYKKYIQKYHQESVAKYLLKSPIIGKIITYSCLTQIFQTLFITQKSAIPLLTGLATAQKTTQNILFQHSLLKITNSIEQGQSFSQAISKYSLYPNLCVQLIRVGEESGTLELMLQRLAEFYQQNSIELADNLSQKIEPLMMLLMAIIIGSLVIAMYLPVFQLSSVIR, from the coding sequence ATGAAGCACTATTTTAGTATAAAAAAACTCTATTTATGGCAAGGGTTAAACGGTGTAAAGCAGAGCCTTATAGCACAATCATTATCTGATGCTAAGCAGATATTATTACAACGAGAAGAGTACTTTTTTAAGTTGACTTTCAAGAGCTATATCACCCGTTATAGTTTCAAAAAACAAGAGCTCATCATCATCACTAAACAACTTGCAACAATGTTAAAGGTTGGATTACCGATTATTGAATGTTTAGCTTTATTAGCAGAGCAACACCCCATTCATCAATGGCAATGGCTATTAACGGAGATAAAGTTACAAATAATGAAGGGCGACCAGCTATCGGAGAGTTTAAGTCATTATCCCTACGTATTTCCTGCTATCTATAAGGAGATAGTTGCTACAGGAGAATTAACGGGTCAGTTGGAAGATAGTTTTGAAACGTTAGCGTATCAATTAGAAAATAACCAAAAACTCCATAAAAAAGTCCGCCAAGCTATGCGTTATCCTTTATTTTTATTAAGCATATCATTGATCGTTACTCTTATTATGTTACTGTTAGTACTACCTAAATTTGCAGAAGTATATGAAAGTTTTAATGCCCAACTACCACTTTTTACACAGATGGTAATTGCATTATCAAACACGATAAAAGAGTATTATCTAGCATTATGCGGATTATTCATGATAATAGTGCTATTTTATAAAAAATATATCCAGAAATACCATCAAGAAAGTGTTGCCAAATACCTATTGAAATCCCCCATTATAGGTAAAATTATTACTTACTCATGTTTGACACAAATCTTTCAAACACTATTTATTACTCAAAAATCAGCAATTCCACTACTAACTGGACTTGCAACAGCGCAAAAGACGACACAAAACATCTTATTTCAACATAGCCTATTAAAAATTACAAATTCGATAGAGCAAGGACAATCATTTAGCCAAGCAATCAGCAAATACTCACTGTACCCCAATTTGTGTGTACAATTAATTCGTGTTGGTGAAGAGTCAGGAACATTGGAATTAATGTTACAAAGATTAGCTGAATTTTATCAACAAAATAGTATTGAGTTAGCAGATAATTTATCGCAAAAAATAGAACCACTTATGATGTTACTCATGGCAATTATTATCGGTAGCTTAGTGATTGCTATGTATTTGCCAGTTTTTCAACTCAGTAGCGTAATTCGCTAA
- a CDS encoding prepilin peptidase produces the protein MNILILSVMICLGFCLGSFIHCAISRFLPDQTMIQYFKEIIFSRSKCPHCHKKLNILSLIPIFSWLKQRGRCKYCLAIIPIDYLITELIVGIYCLGITYCYNLTVWSIILIFIGLYYALLAIIDFKYLLLPNYLTYPLLLTGLLFAYFDVGLITFYDALFGAIYGYTLLSIPAAVYYLIKKRAGLGGGDIKLLAALGTWLPVTELVNLLLYASIVGITYFIIYKAIVRPIEKNILVPFGSCLLICAYLRLLILSFN, from the coding sequence ATGAATATACTAATTTTATCCGTCATGATTTGTTTGGGATTCTGTTTGGGTAGTTTTATACATTGTGCTATTAGCCGTTTTTTGCCCGATCAAACAATGATACAATATTTCAAAGAGATAATATTTTCTCGCTCAAAGTGCCCACATTGCCATAAAAAGCTTAATATATTATCGTTGATTCCCATTTTTTCATGGTTAAAACAGCGGGGACGCTGCAAATATTGTCTAGCGATTATACCTATTGACTATCTCATCACTGAACTTATTGTTGGTATTTATTGTTTAGGTATTACGTACTGCTACAATTTAACAGTTTGGTCAATAATACTTATTTTCATTGGACTCTATTACGCTTTATTGGCAATAATTGATTTTAAATATCTCTTATTACCAAACTATTTGACTTATCCTCTATTATTAACAGGACTACTATTCGCTTATTTTGATGTTGGGCTGATCACTTTTTATGATGCGCTTTTTGGTGCAATATATGGTTATACATTATTATCGATACCCGCTGCGGTCTATTATTTAATAAAAAAACGAGCAGGTTTAGGTGGCGGTGATATAAAACTGTTAGCCGCACTCGGCACATGGTTGCCAGTTACTGAATTAGTGAATTTACTGTTATATGCATCAATAGTCGGAATCACTTACTTTATAATCTATAAAGCAATTGTTCGGCCAATAGAAAAAAATATTCTGGTGCCATTTGGCTCATGTCTATTGATCTGTGCTTATCTACGCTTATTAATATTATCATTCAACTAA
- the coaE gene encoding dephospho-CoA kinase (Dephospho-CoA kinase (CoaE) performs the final step in coenzyme A biosynthesis.), which yields MPYVVALSGGIASGKTTVTNLFAQLGVPIIDADLIARQVVEKGSIALEQIAQHFGKQILLTTGELDRSKLRNIIFNNAQERIWLNNYLHPLIADETQRQIAKQQSPYIIWSVPLLIENNLHNYADRILIIDTDYQTQLERLQKRDNIDENLAKNMLSSQKSNKERVSFADDIIVNNGQLSALSSQVEQLHHKYLILSHNANKS from the coding sequence ATGCCATATGTTGTCGCGTTAAGTGGTGGAATTGCCAGTGGGAAAACAACCGTAACAAATCTATTTGCTCAACTTGGCGTGCCAATTATTGATGCAGATCTAATTGCAAGACAAGTTGTCGAAAAAGGTTCAATCGCCCTTGAGCAGATAGCTCAACACTTTGGGAAACAGATATTACTCACAACGGGCGAATTAGATCGTAGCAAACTACGTAATATTATTTTCAATAATGCCCAAGAGAGGATCTGGTTAAATAACTATCTACACCCACTCATTGCTGATGAAACACAACGACAAATTGCAAAACAGCAGAGCCCATATATCATCTGGTCAGTGCCATTATTAATTGAAAACAATTTACATAATTATGCAGACCGCATATTGATTATTGATACCGACTATCAAACTCAACTAGAGAGGCTACAAAAACGCGATAATATTGATGAAAATTTAGCGAAAAACATGTTATCATCTCAAAAGAGTAATAAAGAAAGAGTGAGTTTTGCTGATGATATCATCGTCAATAATGGGCAACTATCAGCACTATCTTCACAAGTTGAACAATTGCATCATAAATACCTCATACTGTCTCACAATGCAAATAAGAGTTAA